From the Halobacterium zhouii genome, the window GCGCTTCGGGGAACAGACACCGGTAGCACGCGCTGTCGGGCGTGACCGTGATGGCCTGCCCCTCGAAGCGGTAGATGGCGGCGTGACTGAACGGAATCCCGCGGAGCACGCAGGCGTCGTTGACGAGGTAGCGCGTCGCGAAGTTGTCCGAGCAGTCCACGACGAAGTCCACGCCCTCCAGGAACTCCGCGACGTTCGACTGGTCGAGTCGCGTCTCGTGGGCCTGCACCTCGATGTCGGGATTCAGGTTCTCCACGTAGCTCTTCGCGCTCTCGGCCTTCGGCACGCCGACATCCGAATCCGCGTGAATGATCTGGCGCTGGAGGTTCGAGCGCTCCACTGCGTCGTCGTCCACGATGCGGAGCGTGCCGACGCCCGCCGCCGCGAGATACTGGATGACCGGCGCGCCGAGGCCGCCCGCGCCCACCACGAGCACGTCCGAATCGAGCAGGCGCTGTTGGCCCTCCGGCCCGACGCCGTCCATGATGATGTGGCGGGAGTAGCGGTCGAGTTCCACCGGGTCGAGGTCCAGCCCGGACATACGCGGAGAGACGGAGCGAGCGCGGGTAAGCGTTTTCGTCAGCAGGAACTGGAGTGGGAGCTGAGAGACGACAATCTCTCGAAACAGCCGTCTGAAAGCCCTCGGGCCTCTCGCGCACGCTCACCGGCATATCGCTCGCTACGCTCGCGATAGTGGTCGGTGATGCGTGCACGGGCTTCGCCCGCGAGACGCCCTCGCCCTTTCAATCCGCCAGGGGTACCGGCTGTGTCGCCGGCAGAAATTGGATTGATGGCTGAATCGCTGGCTCAGTCGAGTGCGTCCGCGAGCTTCTCCACGGGATGCGGCGGCCGTCCCTCCCCTTCGCGGTCGCCCAGTTGCGTGCGGCAGGACTCGCCCGGCGCGACCACGGTGTCGGCGTCGCTATCTTCCACTTGCTCGAACAACAGGCGGCCGATAGCGCGACTCATCGAATAGTGTTCGGCCTCGTAGCCGAAGGAGCCAGCCATCCCGCAACACCCCGAATCCAGGGGGTCGACGGCGTAGCCCGCGCGCCGCAGCACGCCGACCGCGTGGTGGTCCTTCTTCGTCGCCTTCTGGTGGCAGTGGCCGTGGTAGGTCAGCGAGTCGCCTGGTGTTTCCCACTCCACGTCGTCGCCGAGGCGGAACGTGTCGAGGTACTCGCAGACTCCGTAGGTGTTGTCGGCGACCACCTCGACGTCCTCGCCGGAGCAGAGGTCGAGCAGATCGCTCTGGAACATCACGGCGTCCGAGGGCTCCGGCACGACGACGTCCCAGCCGTCTGCGACGCGCGGCGCGAGTTCCGCGACGTTCGCCCTGGCGGTGTCCCGGGCCTGCTCGACGAATCCCTTGGAGTGGGCGGGGCGGCCGCTGTCGGTGCGGTCGGCGACGCGGACGTGGACGCCCGTGGCTTCGAGTACGCGCACGACGGCCTTCCCGACCTCGGGGTTGGCGTAGTTCGTGTACGTGTCCGCGAACAGGACGACGCGGCGCTCGGCGTCCTCGCGAGCGACCGCAGCACCGCGCTCGCGGAACCAGTCCTGGAAGGATTCGGAAGCGAACTCGGGAAGCGAGCGCTCCCGGGCGATGCCGAGCGTGCGCTCTAAGAACGCCCGAGCGCCCGGGAGGTCCGGAAGCCGGTTCGCGAGCGGGGCGAAGCGACTTCCCCACTTCGCGAGTTCGTCGACGTTCGCGAACACGCGTTCACGGAGATTCGCGCCGTCGCGCTGGTGGCGGGCGTGACTCACCTCGGTCTTGAGTTTCGCCATGTCCACCTCGCTCGGGCAGTCACGCGCGCAGCCCTTGCAGCCGATGCAGAGGTCCATGATTTCGTCGGCGAATTCGTCGGTGAACTGCTCGTTCGGGAGGTCGCCGCTCATCGCCTGCCGGAGCGCGTTCGCGCGACCCCGCGTGGACAGCGACTCCTCCTCGGCGGCGCGATAGGTCGGACACATCACGCCGCCTTCAGACTGCTTCGTCCGACAGCCGCCACAGCCGTGGCAGAGCTCCGCCATGCCCTGCATCCCGTTGTCGTTCTGCCAGTTCAGCGCCGGGTCGAAGCCGCCGTCGGACTCGCTTCGCTCGCCCGACGAGCCTCCGCTCGCGCTACTCGCGGAGACCGCCTCGAACTCGTAGCCCGGGTCGAAGCGCAGGTTCTCGGTCATCGAGACGTCCCCGCAGACCTGCCCCGGGTTCAGCAGCCAGTCCGGGTCGAAGGCGGTCTTGAGGTCGCGGAAGACGCCCCAGAGGCGGTCGCCGTACAGTTTCCGGTTCCACTGGGTTCGCGCGCGGCCGTCGCCGTGCTCCCCGGAGACGCTGCCGCCGTACTCGACGACGAGGTCGGTGACGCGGTCCGCGATGTCCCGCATCGCCTCGACGCCGGAGACGTCCTTCGTGCTCACGAGCGGGCGGACGTGCAGGACGCCAGGGCCGGCGTGCGCGTAGAACGACGCGAACGTGTCGTGGTCCGCGAGAATCTTCTGGAAGTCCGCGACGTAGTCGGCGAGGTGTTCCGGTGGCACCGCACAGTCCTCGATGAACGAGATGTGCTTCTCGTCGCTCGTGCGCGAGAGCAGGATGGGGAGGCCGGCCTTCCGGAGTTTCCAGAAGCGCTCCTGGGTGGCGTCGTCGTGGGCTTCGAGGGCGTCAAAGGCGTGGTCGCCAACCCGATCCGCGAGCAACTCGTCTATCTTCGCCACGCCCTCGTCCTCGCTGTCGGCGTAGAACTCCACGAGCAGCGCGGCCTCGGTCCCGTCCGGCAGCATCGCCGCGACGTCCGCAAACTCCGCAGTGTTCCGCGCGAGGTCCAGCAGGACGTCGTCGACCAGTTCGACGGCCGCCGCGTCGTGGTCGAGAATGGCCGGCACGTCCCGCATCGCGGCGTCCAGGCTG encodes:
- the ubaA gene encoding SAMP-activating enzyme E1, giving the protein MSGLDLDPVELDRYSRHIIMDGVGPEGQQRLLDSDVLVVGAGGLGAPVIQYLAAAGVGTLRIVDDDAVERSNLQRQIIHADSDVGVPKAESAKSYVENLNPDIEVQAHETRLDQSNVAEFLEGVDFVVDCSDNFATRYLVNDACVLRGIPFSHAAIYRFEGQAITVTPDSACYRCLFPEAPPEGTIPDCATAGVLGVLPGTMGCVQATECVKSLLDRGDLLTGRLLFYDADAMTFEEVPVQRNPACPVCGEDPAIDSVEDVEYTEGCAVGSAD
- a CDS encoding FAD-binding and (Fe-S)-binding domain-containing protein; the protein is MASDSGAARESRATPERDERADYDYRGGETERPGLEAALDERVAGDVRFDDYSRELYATDASAYEVTPVGVVFPASTEDVSSVVSYCAAREIPVLPRGGGTSLAGQAVNEAVVLDFTRYMDAVEEVDAEAATARAEAGVVLSDLNEATSEFGLKFAPDPAAGDRSALGGAIGNNSTGAHSLQYGKTDAYVESCEVVLADGTVTTLGEVTLTELRDGANQDGALLERVYAEVLRIVEEEAGEVEAQYPDLKRNVSGYNLDALVEEAREAQQDPDATVNLARLLAGSEGTLAVITEATVALEPVPETTSAALLAYDSLDAAMRDVPAILDHDAAAVELVDDVLLDLARNTAEFADVAAMLPDGTEAALLVEFYADSEDEGVAKIDELLADRVGDHAFDALEAHDDATQERFWKLRKAGLPILLSRTSDEKHISFIEDCAVPPEHLADYVADFQKILADHDTFASFYAHAGPGVLHVRPLVSTKDVSGVEAMRDIADRVTDLVVEYGGSVSGEHGDGRARTQWNRKLYGDRLWGVFRDLKTAFDPDWLLNPGQVCGDVSMTENLRFDPGYEFEAVSASSASGGSSGERSESDGGFDPALNWQNDNGMQGMAELCHGCGGCRTKQSEGGVMCPTYRAAEEESLSTRGRANALRQAMSGDLPNEQFTDEFADEIMDLCIGCKGCARDCPSEVDMAKLKTEVSHARHQRDGANLRERVFANVDELAKWGSRFAPLANRLPDLPGARAFLERTLGIARERSLPEFASESFQDWFRERGAAVAREDAERRVVLFADTYTNYANPEVGKAVVRVLEATGVHVRVADRTDSGRPAHSKGFVEQARDTARANVAELAPRVADGWDVVVPEPSDAVMFQSDLLDLCSGEDVEVVADNTYGVCEYLDTFRLGDDVEWETPGDSLTYHGHCHQKATKKDHHAVGVLRRAGYAVDPLDSGCCGMAGSFGYEAEHYSMSRAIGRLLFEQVEDSDADTVVAPGESCRTQLGDREGEGRPPHPVEKLADALD